In Inquilinus sp. Marseille-Q2685, the following proteins share a genomic window:
- a CDS encoding efflux RND transporter periplasmic adaptor subunit yields MDQSCRRRTPAEIIMRKLRYGLGAAALGLAGFVLGLWVQGGTSHLVDLGSSAFAAVTRTASETTMRVAKEDDPIVFWRDPMGNPVVSAEPKKDSMGMDYVPVRRSEVAPLFPKIGQDGQTPADERPLFYRDPMGGTDTSPVPRKDGMGMDYLPVYPSQVAPVLPPLGARSEAAPAPETPAASAAGGGRRILYYRNPMGLPDTSPVPKKDSMGMDYTPVYADETADDGSIGISPARLQTMGVRTAPASRQVMTRSIRAIGTIATDERRSAMVTPRVEGWIEHLYVNETGRGVAEGEPLMEVYSPDLLRAQSDYLLAVTSGRSGDLEGGRFRLVNLGLSDPQIDRIRASGRILRTIQIPAPIGGTVLSKTAIEGMMFRPGDPLFRIADLSTVVVLIDVFEQDVGLLRQGLPVSVTIAAYPGETFQGSVDRIYPALETATRTAKVRITLPNPDGRLRIGMLATAEVAAPTSGGNEVVSVPAAAVVDSGERRTVFVETGAGRFKPVEVRTGARADGRVEILSGLSGTETVVDGATFLIDAESNMRAAIAAFAAEPGQEASR; encoded by the coding sequence TTGGACCAATCATGCCGGCGCAGGACGCCGGCGGAGATCATCATGCGCAAACTACGCTATGGGCTCGGCGCCGCCGCGCTGGGACTGGCCGGCTTCGTGCTCGGCCTCTGGGTTCAGGGCGGCACCTCCCATCTCGTCGATCTCGGCTCTTCGGCCTTCGCAGCCGTCACGAGGACGGCGTCGGAGACGACGATGCGGGTCGCCAAGGAAGACGACCCGATCGTGTTCTGGCGCGACCCGATGGGCAATCCCGTCGTCTCGGCGGAACCGAAGAAGGACTCCATGGGCATGGACTACGTGCCCGTCCGGCGGTCCGAGGTCGCACCGCTGTTCCCGAAGATCGGGCAGGACGGCCAGACGCCGGCCGATGAGCGCCCGCTATTCTACCGCGATCCCATGGGCGGCACCGATACGTCGCCGGTCCCCCGGAAGGACGGGATGGGCATGGACTACCTGCCGGTCTACCCGTCGCAGGTCGCACCGGTGCTGCCGCCGCTCGGCGCGCGCAGCGAAGCCGCACCGGCCCCGGAAACCCCTGCAGCTTCGGCTGCAGGGGGAGGGCGCCGGATCCTCTACTACCGCAACCCGATGGGCCTTCCCGACACCTCGCCGGTGCCCAAGAAGGATTCGATGGGGATGGACTACACCCCCGTCTACGCCGACGAAACGGCCGACGACGGCAGCATCGGCATCAGCCCGGCTCGCCTCCAGACCATGGGGGTGCGGACCGCGCCGGCGTCCCGGCAGGTCATGACGCGGAGCATCCGCGCCATCGGCACCATCGCCACCGACGAGCGCCGGAGCGCGATGGTGACGCCCCGGGTCGAAGGCTGGATCGAACACCTCTACGTCAACGAGACCGGCCGCGGCGTGGCCGAGGGCGAGCCGCTGATGGAAGTCTACAGCCCGGACCTCCTGCGGGCCCAGTCCGACTATCTCCTGGCCGTCACCAGCGGCCGCTCCGGGGACCTCGAGGGCGGACGGTTTCGTCTGGTGAACCTCGGCCTCTCCGATCCGCAGATCGATCGCATCCGGGCCTCGGGGAGGATCCTCCGAACCATCCAGATCCCGGCGCCGATCGGCGGGACAGTGCTGTCCAAGACCGCCATCGAAGGCATGATGTTCCGCCCCGGAGATCCGCTGTTCCGCATCGCCGATCTCTCCACGGTCGTCGTCCTGATCGACGTCTTCGAACAGGATGTCGGCCTGCTGCGGCAGGGGCTGCCGGTGTCCGTCACCATCGCCGCCTATCCTGGAGAAACGTTCCAGGGCAGCGTCGACCGCATCTACCCGGCGCTGGAAACTGCGACGCGGACCGCCAAGGTCCGCATCACGCTGCCGAACCCGGACGGTCGCCTGCGCATCGGCATGCTGGCGACCGCCGAGGTCGCAGCGCCGACGTCCGGCGGGAACGAGGTCGTCTCGGTTCCGGCGGCTGCGGTGGTCGATAGCGGCGAGCGCCGGACCGTGTTCGTCGAGACCGGCGCCGGCCGGTTCAAGCCGGTCGAGGTTCGGACGGGAGCCCGCGCCGATGGCCGGGTCGAGATCCTCTCCGGCCTCTCCGGAACCGAGACGGTGGTGGACGGCGCCACCTTCCTGATCGATGCCGAGAGCAACATGCGCGCGGCGATTGCCGCGTTCGCGGCGGAGCCCGGGCAGGAGGCGTCGCGATGA
- a CDS encoding efflux RND transporter permease subunit, which yields MIARLVAWSSKNVFLVLFVTAFVVGAGVWAVRTTALDAIPDLSDTQVIVYTEMPGQSPQVVEDQVTYPLTTALLSVPRSKVVRGFSNFGVSFIYVVFEDGTDLYWARSRVLEYLNGVAARLPAGVTPTLGPDASGVGWVYQYVLQSDRDPLVELRSFQDWDLRYRLAATAGVAEVASVGGYVRQYQVVADPARLRGYGLTLADVRAAIEASNSEVGGRTVEMAEREFILRGRGYVRGTDDLEKIVLRAANGTPVLLRDVARVELGPDERRGIAELNGQGQAVSGIVVQRDGENALDVIQRVKDKIAAAKGTLPEGTVITPVYDRSGLIERAIETLRGTLIEESIVVAAVCLIFLLHVRSALVAILMLPVGVLIAFLIMRLLGIGSNIMSLGGIAIAIGAMVDAAIVMIENAHKQLERSPDEPRVRVLIRAASEVGPALFFSLLVITVSFLPVFTLEAQEGRLFRPLAFTKTFAMAAAAFLSVTLVPVLMILFVRGRILPEHRNPINRLLIGLYRPVIRLVLRFKLVTIVLALAVMATAIVPIRRLGSEFMPSLNEGVLMFMPVTLPGISITAAEQLLQTQDRILAGFPEVASAFGKAGRAATATDPAPMEMSETIINLKPESEWRPGLTVDGLIAEMNQAVTLPGVSNAWTMPIRARTDMLSTGIRTPVGIKVYGQDLKEIERIAKEVEAAVRAVPGTTSAFAERVTGASYLDIVPDRDALARYGLSIEQFQAAVGSALGGETVTTTVEGRRRFTVNLRYPRDLRSDPVAIASEVLVEGADGMQVPLGSVARITTTQGPSTIRTENAQLAAYVFVDMRGRDIGGYVADAQRAVAERVSLPSGMHLEWSGQFEYLQRAEARLSIVVPVTLAIIFVLLYLNFGRLTETLIVMASVPFSLVGGLWLMDWLGFNMSVPVAVGFIALAGVAAQTGVVMLIYLDQALREIRERRAASGQPVTRADLHEAIVEGAVERVRPKAMTVAAILAGLLPILWTTGTGSEVMRRIAVPMIGGMGSSVVLTLVVIPAVYAFVKGWSLSKASPEAAEIGVRPMDASRV from the coding sequence ATGATCGCGCGCCTCGTCGCGTGGTCGAGCAAGAACGTCTTCCTCGTCCTGTTCGTGACGGCCTTCGTGGTCGGCGCCGGCGTCTGGGCCGTGCGCACCACGGCGCTCGACGCCATTCCCGATCTCTCCGACACCCAGGTCATCGTCTACACTGAGATGCCGGGCCAGTCGCCGCAGGTGGTCGAGGACCAGGTGACCTATCCGCTGACCACGGCGCTGCTCAGCGTTCCTCGCTCGAAGGTGGTCCGCGGCTTCTCGAATTTCGGGGTGTCCTTCATCTATGTGGTCTTCGAGGACGGCACGGATCTCTATTGGGCGCGCAGCCGCGTCCTCGAATACCTGAACGGCGTCGCCGCCAGGCTGCCGGCCGGGGTGACGCCGACGCTCGGTCCGGACGCCAGCGGCGTCGGCTGGGTCTACCAATACGTCCTGCAGAGCGACCGGGATCCCCTGGTCGAGCTCCGCTCGTTCCAGGATTGGGACCTGCGCTACCGGCTCGCCGCCACCGCAGGCGTGGCCGAGGTGGCGAGCGTCGGCGGCTATGTGCGGCAGTACCAGGTCGTGGCCGATCCGGCGCGCCTCCGCGGCTACGGCCTGACGCTGGCGGATGTCCGCGCGGCCATCGAAGCCAGCAACAGCGAGGTCGGCGGCCGGACCGTCGAGATGGCGGAGCGCGAGTTCATCCTGCGCGGCCGAGGCTATGTCCGTGGCACCGATGATCTGGAGAAGATCGTCCTGCGCGCCGCGAACGGCACGCCCGTGCTGCTGCGCGACGTCGCCCGGGTCGAGCTTGGCCCCGACGAACGGCGCGGCATCGCCGAGCTGAACGGCCAGGGCCAGGCGGTCAGCGGCATCGTCGTCCAGCGCGACGGCGAGAACGCCCTCGATGTCATCCAGCGGGTGAAGGACAAGATCGCCGCGGCCAAGGGCACGCTCCCGGAGGGCACGGTCATCACGCCGGTCTACGACCGGTCGGGGCTGATCGAGCGGGCGATCGAGACGCTGCGCGGCACGCTGATCGAGGAGAGCATCGTCGTCGCCGCGGTCTGCCTGATCTTCCTCCTGCATGTGCGCAGCGCGCTCGTCGCGATCCTCATGCTGCCGGTCGGGGTTCTGATCGCCTTCCTGATCATGCGGCTGCTCGGGATCGGCTCGAACATCATGAGCCTCGGCGGCATCGCGATCGCCATCGGCGCCATGGTCGACGCGGCGATCGTCATGATCGAGAACGCCCACAAGCAGCTCGAGCGATCGCCGGACGAGCCGAGGGTCCGGGTGCTGATCCGGGCGGCGAGCGAGGTCGGTCCGGCGCTGTTCTTCAGCCTGCTCGTCATCACCGTGTCGTTCCTGCCGGTGTTCACCCTGGAGGCGCAAGAGGGGCGGCTGTTCCGTCCGCTCGCCTTCACCAAGACCTTCGCCATGGCCGCGGCGGCCTTCCTGTCGGTGACGCTGGTGCCGGTGCTGATGATCCTGTTCGTGCGCGGCCGCATCCTCCCGGAGCACCGCAACCCGATCAACCGCCTGCTGATCGGGCTGTACCGGCCGGTCATCCGCCTCGTGCTGCGGTTCAAGCTGGTGACCATCGTCCTGGCGCTGGCGGTGATGGCCACGGCGATCGTGCCGATCCGGCGGCTCGGCAGCGAGTTCATGCCCAGCCTGAACGAGGGCGTCCTGATGTTCATGCCGGTCACGCTGCCCGGCATCTCGATCACCGCGGCGGAGCAGCTGCTGCAGACCCAGGACCGGATCCTGGCCGGCTTCCCCGAGGTCGCCTCCGCCTTCGGCAAGGCCGGGCGCGCGGCGACGGCGACCGACCCGGCGCCGATGGAGATGAGCGAGACCATCATCAACCTCAAGCCCGAAAGCGAATGGCGTCCCGGGCTGACGGTCGACGGCCTGATCGCGGAGATGAACCAGGCGGTGACGCTGCCCGGCGTCAGCAATGCCTGGACCATGCCGATCCGGGCCCGCACCGACATGCTGTCGACCGGCATCCGGACGCCGGTCGGCATCAAGGTCTACGGCCAGGACCTGAAGGAGATCGAGCGCATCGCCAAGGAGGTCGAGGCGGCCGTGAGGGCGGTGCCGGGCACGACCAGCGCCTTCGCCGAGCGGGTCACCGGCGCGTCCTATCTCGACATCGTGCCGGATCGTGACGCGCTCGCCCGCTACGGTCTTTCGATCGAGCAGTTCCAGGCCGCCGTCGGCTCGGCGCTCGGCGGCGAGACGGTGACCACCACGGTCGAGGGGCGCCGCCGCTTCACCGTCAACCTGCGCTACCCGCGGGATCTGCGGTCGGATCCGGTGGCGATCGCGTCGGAGGTGCTGGTGGAGGGCGCCGACGGCATGCAGGTGCCGCTCGGCAGCGTCGCCCGGATCACGACGACGCAGGGGCCTTCGACCATCCGGACGGAGAACGCGCAGCTTGCCGCCTATGTCTTCGTCGACATGCGCGGCCGCGACATCGGCGGCTACGTCGCCGATGCGCAGCGTGCGGTGGCGGAGAGGGTGAGCCTGCCGTCCGGCATGCATCTCGAATGGAGCGGCCAGTTCGAGTATCTGCAGCGCGCCGAGGCGCGCCTGTCGATCGTCGTGCCGGTGACGCTCGCGATCATCTTCGTGCTGCTGTACCTGAACTTCGGGCGCCTGACCGAGACCCTGATCGTCATGGCCTCGGTGCCGTTCTCCCTGGTCGGCGGCCTCTGGCTGATGGACTGGCTCGGCTTCAACATGAGCGTGCCGGTCGCGGTCGGCTTCATCGCGCTGGCCGGCGTCGCCGCCCAGACCGGCGTGGTCATGCTGATCTATCTCGACCAGGCGTTGCGGGAGATCCGCGAGCGGCGAGCCGCCTCGGGGCAGCCGGTGACGCGGGCCGATCTCCATGAGGCGATCGTCGAGGGTGCGGTCGAGCGTGTTCGGCCCAAGGCGATGACCGTCGCCGCGATCCTCGCCGGCCTGCTGCCGATCCTCTGGACCACCGGGACGGGCTCCGAGGTGATGCGCCGCATCGCCGTGCCGATGATCGGCGGCATGGGCTCGTCGGTCGTGCTGACGCTGGTCGTGATCCCGGCGGTCTATGCCTTCGTCAAAGGCTGGAGCTTGTCGAAGGCATCGCCCGAAGCCGCGGAAATCGGAGTACGGCCGATGGATGCGTCGAGGGTTTAG
- a CDS encoding class I SAM-dependent methyltransferase: protein MGFYQDHILPHLVDLAMRNAQLAPYRERTAAAAEGQVLEIGIGSGLNLPLYGPQVREVLGLEPSPRLIEMARGAAKEARPPVTFIEGLAEAIPLDRASVDTVVTTWTLCTIPQAIPALEEMRRVLRPGGQLLFVEHGLAPEERVRWWQNRLTPVWRPIAGGCHLNRPIRTLIETAGFTITALENSYVPKTPRMMGYLYQGRATP, encoded by the coding sequence ATGGGCTTCTACCAGGACCACATCCTGCCGCACCTCGTCGACCTGGCGATGCGCAACGCACAGCTTGCGCCGTACCGCGAGCGCACCGCTGCCGCGGCCGAGGGCCAAGTGCTGGAGATCGGCATCGGCTCCGGGCTCAACCTGCCCCTCTACGGGCCGCAGGTGCGCGAGGTCCTCGGCCTCGAGCCGTCGCCACGGCTGATCGAGATGGCGCGAGGCGCAGCGAAGGAGGCGCGACCGCCCGTGACGTTCATCGAGGGCCTGGCCGAGGCGATCCCGCTGGACCGAGCCAGCGTCGACACCGTGGTGACGACCTGGACGCTCTGCACCATCCCCCAGGCGATCCCGGCGCTCGAGGAGATGCGCCGGGTGCTCAGGCCCGGCGGGCAGCTCCTGTTCGTCGAACATGGCCTGGCGCCCGAGGAAAGGGTGCGCTGGTGGCAGAACCGGCTGACACCCGTCTGGAGGCCCATCGCCGGCGGGTGTCATCTCAACCGGCCGATCAGGACGCTGATCGAGACCGCCGGCTTCACCATCACGGCGCTTGAAAACAGCTACGTGCCGAAGACCCCCCGGATGATGGGCTACCTCTATCAGGGCCGCGCCACGCCGTAG